The proteins below are encoded in one region of Engraulis encrasicolus isolate BLACKSEA-1 chromosome 1, IST_EnEncr_1.0, whole genome shotgun sequence:
- the LOC134449734 gene encoding oocyte zinc finger protein XlCOF6-like isoform X2, with product MTLRLLEKDVDLQESRDHEVEMCQTLTLQVEHLQKRLEKKDNKLTEANKVIRALRDEVQTLQQQLEQHRRKYDDLIGQTNRQCHCGRGNDVTVSGCGIPSNVFLSCTAAEDDPANIPLSPGDDMLTSPQEIEEDPAHVPLSPGDDMLTLLQKLEDEPADVSLFLGGDMLTSSQQLEDDQADVPLSPGDGTLRTVKSQQELKLPVLSVKLQDCRAMLGPDGVYMMNIEEDLSDEDDNDYSDDDSDYDPKDADFTESKGEHKRQSKGASSVKAKTTYRYANRHKCSECGKAFSFPNQLSIHQRVHARKKPSTAAPCENTSTDSPHGNVSTDSPNTGLLLDEDGANATPEPCNESLTAHAGEKSRACPQCDQTFSLIKHLHSHQRQQHKTSPFECDVCGKVLSAQNSLKVHKRLHTGERPHACKHCDKTFVNLSGLIRHHKAHPQESDVKRKKSTKGKEKSENCFECDLCGKIVSSQACLVNHRRIHTRERSYVCKHCDKTFQQKASLSEHIKLHTGERPFACTQCGKTFTHHMSLTLHQRYHTQERPYKCSLCPKAFAHSSHLKIHVRRHTGEKPYACTKCSKTFHTTTERNSHEVTHTQEKPFLCLVCGLIFKHQASLHSHESIHTGVKPYSCTYCEKTFQCKSTLKKHITIHSEEKPFKCSLCDLRFSRRDMLKRHQVRHTGERPYLCSVCGKTFSYRDALRTHQTLHTGEKPYLCTICGEGFPNRQARQSHRKNVHNMEQSHKCQQCGQSFKSAKALKSHDCSYGVNSTSVNGEVATAQPSSGEH from the exons ATGACGCTGAGGTTGCTAGAGAAGGACGTTGATTTGCAGGAGTCCAGGGATCATGAAGTGGAGATGTGCCAGACTCTGACACTACAGGTAGAACATCTCCAGAAGAGACTTGAGAAGAAGGACAACAAACTCACTGAGGCAAACAAG GTGATCAGAGCACTGAGGGATGAGGTGCAGACACTGCAgcaacagctggagcagcacagaCG CAAGTACGATGACTTAATTGGACAGACGAACCGGCAGTGTCACTGTGGAAGAGGAAATGACGTCACTGTGTCG GGTTGTGGGATCCCATCAAACGTCTTCCTGTCCTGTACCGCAGCTGAGGACGACCCAGCAAACATTCCACTGTCTCCTGGTGATGACATGCTGACATCGCCACAGGAAATAGAGGAGGACCCAGCACATGTTCCGCTGTCTCCTGGTGATGACATGCTGACATTACTACAGAAACTGGAGGACGAGCCTGCAGACGTTTCACTGTTTCTTGGGGGCGACATGCTGACATCATCACAGCAACTTGAGGATGACCAAGCAGACGTTCCACTGTCTCCTGGTGATGGCACACTCCGTACAGTGAAATCACAGCAGGAGCTGAAACTGCCCGTGCTGTCAGTCAAGTTACAAGACTGCCGTGCAATGCTGGGGCCTGATGGAGTCTATATGATGAACATTGAAGAGGATCTCAGCGATGAGGATGACAATGATTACAGCGATGATGACAGCGATTACGACCCAAAAG aTGCTGACTTCACTGAGTCTAAGGGGGAACACAAGAGGCAGAGCAAAGGAGCCAGCAGCGTCAAGGCAAAAACGACTTATCGGTACGCCAACCGTCACAAGTGTTCAGAATGTGGGAAGGCATTTTCATTTCCAAACCAGCTGTCTATTCACCAAAGAGTACATGCCAGGAAAAAGCCATCCACTGCTGCTCCATGTGAAAACACGTCCACAGATTCTCCACATGGAAATGTATCTACTGACTCGCCCAACACTGGACTTCTTCTGGACGAAGATGGTGCAAATGCAACGCCTGAGCCCTGCAATGAGAGCCTCACTGCACACGCAGGAGAAAAGTCTCGTGCTTGCCCCCAGTGTGATCAGACTTTCTCACTGATAAAACACCTGCATTCACACCAAAGACAGCAGCATAAAACATCGCCTTTTGAATGTGATGTCTGTGGGAAAGTTCTTTCTGCCCAAAACAGCCTCAAAGTTCACAAAAGACTGCACACAGGTGAAAGGCCTCATGCCTGCAAACATTGCGACAAAACCTTCGTAAATTTAAGTGGTCTCATTCGACACCACAAAGCTCATCCACAGGAGTcagatgtaaaaagaaaaaagtctACAAAAGGGAAGGAAAAAAGTGAAAACTGCTTTGAATGTGACCTATGTGGGAAAATAGTTTCATCCCAGGCATGTCTAGTCAATCATAGAAGAATTCACACAAGAGAAAGGTCTTATGTCTGCAAACATTGTGACAAAACGTTTCAACAAAAGGCTAGTCTCAGTGAACACATAAAACTGCACACAGGTGAAAGGCCTTTTGCTTGCACTCAGTGTGGGAAAACCTTCACACATCATATGAGTTTGACTCTTCATCAAAGATATCATACACAGGAAAGACCTTACAAGTGTTCACTCTGCCCCAAGGCATTCGCACACTCATCACACTTAAAAATACACGTCAGAAGACATACAGGAGAAAAACCCTACGCTTGTACTAAGTGCTCCAAGACCTTCCATACTACAACTGAACGGAATAGTCATGAAGTTACTCACACACAGGAGAAACCTTTCTTATGTCTGGTGTGTGGGTTGATATTCAAGCATCAAGCCTCGCTTCACTCTCATGAGTCTATTCACACAGGAGTGAAGCCATATTCTTGTACATACTGTGAGAAGACTTTCCAATGTAAAAGCACACTTAAAAAACACATTACAATCCACTCAGAAGAGAAACCATTTAAATGCTCCCTGTGCGATCTCCGTTTTTCTCGAAGGGACATGCTCAAACGTCATCAGGTTCGACACACGGGTGAAAGGCCCTACCTTTGCTCGGTTTGCGGGAAGACCTTCAGCTACAGAGACGCACTGAGGACCCATCAGACacttcacactggagagaaaccATATCTATGCACCATCTGTGGGGAGGGATTTCCCAACCGACAAGCTCGACAGTCACACAGGAAAAATGTGCACAACATGGAGCAGTCCCATAAGTGTCAACAATGTGGGCAGAGTTTTAAATCTGCTAAAGCTTTGAAATCCCATGACTGTTCATATGGTGTGAATAGCACCTCCGTAAATGGGGAGGTGGCTACAGCCCAGCCCAGTTCTGGAGAGCATTAA
- the LOC134449734 gene encoding oocyte zinc finger protein XlCOF6-like isoform X1: MTLRLLEKDVDLQESRDHEVEMCQTLTLQVEHLQKRLEKKDNKLTEANKVIRALRDEVQTLQQQLEQHRRKYDDLIGQTNRQCHCGRGNDVTVSEPACVEPCVQTGTVPSDCRPSEPEPGSSDVGTSHQEQDITSQDVASSQSQRPETSIKTEGCGIPSNVFLSCTAAEDDPANIPLSPGDDMLTSPQEIEEDPAHVPLSPGDDMLTLLQKLEDEPADVSLFLGGDMLTSSQQLEDDQADVPLSPGDGTLRTVKSQQELKLPVLSVKLQDCRAMLGPDGVYMMNIEEDLSDEDDNDYSDDDSDYDPKDADFTESKGEHKRQSKGASSVKAKTTYRYANRHKCSECGKAFSFPNQLSIHQRVHARKKPSTAAPCENTSTDSPHGNVSTDSPNTGLLLDEDGANATPEPCNESLTAHAGEKSRACPQCDQTFSLIKHLHSHQRQQHKTSPFECDVCGKVLSAQNSLKVHKRLHTGERPHACKHCDKTFVNLSGLIRHHKAHPQESDVKRKKSTKGKEKSENCFECDLCGKIVSSQACLVNHRRIHTRERSYVCKHCDKTFQQKASLSEHIKLHTGERPFACTQCGKTFTHHMSLTLHQRYHTQERPYKCSLCPKAFAHSSHLKIHVRRHTGEKPYACTKCSKTFHTTTERNSHEVTHTQEKPFLCLVCGLIFKHQASLHSHESIHTGVKPYSCTYCEKTFQCKSTLKKHITIHSEEKPFKCSLCDLRFSRRDMLKRHQVRHTGERPYLCSVCGKTFSYRDALRTHQTLHTGEKPYLCTICGEGFPNRQARQSHRKNVHNMEQSHKCQQCGQSFKSAKALKSHDCSYGVNSTSVNGEVATAQPSSGEH; encoded by the exons ATGACGCTGAGGTTGCTAGAGAAGGACGTTGATTTGCAGGAGTCCAGGGATCATGAAGTGGAGATGTGCCAGACTCTGACACTACAGGTAGAACATCTCCAGAAGAGACTTGAGAAGAAGGACAACAAACTCACTGAGGCAAACAAG GTGATCAGAGCACTGAGGGATGAGGTGCAGACACTGCAgcaacagctggagcagcacagaCG CAAGTACGATGACTTAATTGGACAGACGAACCGGCAGTGTCACTGTGGAAGAGGAAATGACGTCACTGTGTCG GAACCGGCATGTGTGGAACCGTGTGTGCAGACAGGAACTGTTCCATCAGACTGTCGTCCCAGTGAACCAGAGCCTGGTTCCTCAGATGTAGGAACGTCACATCAGGAGCAGGATATTACATCACAGGATGTTGCATCATCGCAGAGCCAACGTCCAGAAACCAGCATTAAAACTGAG GGTTGTGGGATCCCATCAAACGTCTTCCTGTCCTGTACCGCAGCTGAGGACGACCCAGCAAACATTCCACTGTCTCCTGGTGATGACATGCTGACATCGCCACAGGAAATAGAGGAGGACCCAGCACATGTTCCGCTGTCTCCTGGTGATGACATGCTGACATTACTACAGAAACTGGAGGACGAGCCTGCAGACGTTTCACTGTTTCTTGGGGGCGACATGCTGACATCATCACAGCAACTTGAGGATGACCAAGCAGACGTTCCACTGTCTCCTGGTGATGGCACACTCCGTACAGTGAAATCACAGCAGGAGCTGAAACTGCCCGTGCTGTCAGTCAAGTTACAAGACTGCCGTGCAATGCTGGGGCCTGATGGAGTCTATATGATGAACATTGAAGAGGATCTCAGCGATGAGGATGACAATGATTACAGCGATGATGACAGCGATTACGACCCAAAAG aTGCTGACTTCACTGAGTCTAAGGGGGAACACAAGAGGCAGAGCAAAGGAGCCAGCAGCGTCAAGGCAAAAACGACTTATCGGTACGCCAACCGTCACAAGTGTTCAGAATGTGGGAAGGCATTTTCATTTCCAAACCAGCTGTCTATTCACCAAAGAGTACATGCCAGGAAAAAGCCATCCACTGCTGCTCCATGTGAAAACACGTCCACAGATTCTCCACATGGAAATGTATCTACTGACTCGCCCAACACTGGACTTCTTCTGGACGAAGATGGTGCAAATGCAACGCCTGAGCCCTGCAATGAGAGCCTCACTGCACACGCAGGAGAAAAGTCTCGTGCTTGCCCCCAGTGTGATCAGACTTTCTCACTGATAAAACACCTGCATTCACACCAAAGACAGCAGCATAAAACATCGCCTTTTGAATGTGATGTCTGTGGGAAAGTTCTTTCTGCCCAAAACAGCCTCAAAGTTCACAAAAGACTGCACACAGGTGAAAGGCCTCATGCCTGCAAACATTGCGACAAAACCTTCGTAAATTTAAGTGGTCTCATTCGACACCACAAAGCTCATCCACAGGAGTcagatgtaaaaagaaaaaagtctACAAAAGGGAAGGAAAAAAGTGAAAACTGCTTTGAATGTGACCTATGTGGGAAAATAGTTTCATCCCAGGCATGTCTAGTCAATCATAGAAGAATTCACACAAGAGAAAGGTCTTATGTCTGCAAACATTGTGACAAAACGTTTCAACAAAAGGCTAGTCTCAGTGAACACATAAAACTGCACACAGGTGAAAGGCCTTTTGCTTGCACTCAGTGTGGGAAAACCTTCACACATCATATGAGTTTGACTCTTCATCAAAGATATCATACACAGGAAAGACCTTACAAGTGTTCACTCTGCCCCAAGGCATTCGCACACTCATCACACTTAAAAATACACGTCAGAAGACATACAGGAGAAAAACCCTACGCTTGTACTAAGTGCTCCAAGACCTTCCATACTACAACTGAACGGAATAGTCATGAAGTTACTCACACACAGGAGAAACCTTTCTTATGTCTGGTGTGTGGGTTGATATTCAAGCATCAAGCCTCGCTTCACTCTCATGAGTCTATTCACACAGGAGTGAAGCCATATTCTTGTACATACTGTGAGAAGACTTTCCAATGTAAAAGCACACTTAAAAAACACATTACAATCCACTCAGAAGAGAAACCATTTAAATGCTCCCTGTGCGATCTCCGTTTTTCTCGAAGGGACATGCTCAAACGTCATCAGGTTCGACACACGGGTGAAAGGCCCTACCTTTGCTCGGTTTGCGGGAAGACCTTCAGCTACAGAGACGCACTGAGGACCCATCAGACacttcacactggagagaaaccATATCTATGCACCATCTGTGGGGAGGGATTTCCCAACCGACAAGCTCGACAGTCACACAGGAAAAATGTGCACAACATGGAGCAGTCCCATAAGTGTCAACAATGTGGGCAGAGTTTTAAATCTGCTAAAGCTTTGAAATCCCATGACTGTTCATATGGTGTGAATAGCACCTCCGTAAATGGGGAGGTGGCTACAGCCCAGCCCAGTTCTGGAGAGCATTAA